A segment of the Zalophus californianus isolate mZalCal1 chromosome 15, mZalCal1.pri.v2, whole genome shotgun sequence genome:
catggaacctTCACCAGATAGACCATATTCTAGGTCAAAAATCAAAtcttaacaaattaaaaagaattaatagaaATTATGCCCTTGGACCATGAGATTGAACTAAAAATCAATGACATATCTGGAAAACCCTCAAATATTAAGAAAGTTCAAAGCAGAGTTGCAAGCGAGCGAGCAGAAGGCAGTTCGGCTGCGAGAGCGGAGCAATGCCTAAATCAAAGGAACTTGTTTCTTCAAGCTCTTCTGGCAGCGATTCTCACAGTGAGGTtgacaaaaagttaaaaaagaaaaagcaagttgcTCCAGAAAAACCTGTGAAGAAGCCAAAGACTGGTGACACTTCAAGAGCCCGGTCATCCTCTGAGCAGAGCAGTGATGAGAACATGTCCCAGATCAGGAAAATGAGGTACGTCAGTGTTCACGACTTTAAAGGGAAAGTCCTAACTGATATTAGAGAATATCGGATGGGTCCAGAAGGTGAAAGGAAACCTGGAATAAAAGGTATTTCTTTAAATCCTGAGCAACGGAGCCAGCTGAAGGAACAGATTTCGGCCACTGATGGATGATACAGtaagaaaactgtaaaatcagAGCTATATGAAACTTGTACTACCCTAGTTGTTTTAATCTGTCTTTTTACTTaggcttttgttttctaaatgttgTTTTCCAAGCTACTGTATATTTGGGTTGCGGAACAATTTGTAagatgtatacttttttttatgtGCATTATGAAAAGTGTTCTGAGTGAAGCTAATTGTCAACTTTATTAAGGAGGATTGCTTTGTGCCCACCACCTagtgtaaaataaaatcaagtaatacaaaaaaaaaaaagttcaaagcaTATTTCTACATaacccatggatcaaagaagccacaagagaaattagagaatacttaaaaaaaaaaaaagactttagaaTAGATTtatgtttaccaaaaaaaaaaaaaaaatagtaggaagtaCAGAGGgttcccatatatcccctgctatagtttcccctattattaacattttatattggGATAGTACACTTGTTAGAATTAACAAAtcaatattaatacattattgttaactGAAGTTCATAGttcattcagatttccttaggtTTTCCTTAATATTCTTTtactgttccaggatcccatcgaGGAGTCCTTATTACCTTTACGTTCTCATGtttccttaggctcctcttggctctgATGCTTTCTCAGACTTTTCCTGTGTTTGATGACCTTGGTGGTTTGAGGAGTAATAATCAGATATATTCTAGGATGCCCCTCTATTGGAAtctgtttgatgtttttctcatgattagccTAGGGTTATCAGTTTTTTGGAagatcacagaggtaaagtgccatatTCATCACAAAATATCAAGGGTACCTACTATCAACATGACTGATTATTACTGATGTTGATCTTAATCACCTGCTGTAGCTGTGTATCATGTTTCTCTACTACAAAGTTACTCTTTTTATCCTCCTTTCCACACTGtactctttagaaaaaaaatcactatgtaCAACCCACACTTAAGGGGTGGGGAGTTTGGCTCCATCTACTTTAGAGTGGAATATCAACacaatttatttggaattcttcttcaTGGGAGGTTTGTTTCTTCTCCCCacttatttacattttcaattatttgtttGTACTAGTATGGACTcgcagatatttattttatactttgagttaTAATCCAATTCTACAGTGTATTGGTGCTCAAATTTTTCCAGCTGTCACCAACGGGAATGAAAAAGCATTCtgaattgaatgtaaataaaagcaCATCAAAATTTTAGGGATATTGCTAAAGCAGTATTCACAGGGAGATCTGTTATATTAAATGATTATATGAGATCAGAAGAAAGAACTTatatcaatgaagaaatcaaccaaaacaataggaaaaatattaaaaacactaGTGAAACTAAAAGCTAGTTCatggaaaagatcaataaaaagacaaataccatatggtttcactcatatgtgaatttaagaaacaaaacaaagaagaaaaaagacaaaataacagACTGTTGAATAGAAAgcacaaactggtggttgccagagggtggatggtgaaatagataaaggtgCTTAAGAAGGACAAAtgtccagttacaaaataagtaagttttGGAGAGAAAAAGTAAGCATAAGGCATATAATACAATAAGTTGGTAATAACGTTGTATGGAGACAGATAATGACTACACTTATTGttgtgagcactgagtaatatatagaactgttgaatcactatattgtacacctggaactaatataacattgtatgttaagtatacttcagttaaaaataataaaaataaataaaattgcattgaatttaaaaaattaataaatttctaaCCAAActgatcaaaaaataaaagagaaaaaacacctttttccaaatcaagaataaaagagaGGGCATCAATTCAGATACTACATTCATTACAAAGTTAGTAAGAGAACATTATGAACAATTCTAATTCCATAAATTAGACAACTTATATGAATGAGACAAACTGCCAAAGCTCAGTAAAGTGAGAGATGATCTAATAGTCCTTTATCAATTAAAAACATTGAAGATTGCTATAGGCTGAGTTGTGTCCCCTCCTAGAATtttatgttgaagttctaacctctaataattcaaaatatgactgtatttggagacaggatatttaaagagataattaaattaATGAGATTATTTGGGTACACCCCAGcccaatatgactagtgtccttatgaaAAAAGAATATGGGACCCAGATACCACACAGGGAGAAGAtggtcatctgcaagccaagaagagaggccttagaagaaatcaaaactgccaacaccttgatcttggactctaGCCTCCAggattgtaagaaaataaatttctgttgtgtaaggcAATCAGTCACTAGTTTGACTAGCCAGTCACTTTGTTATGAAAGCcctaaaaaattaatacaaatatgtattttaaaattttacaaacacattccaagaccagatggtttcactgaattctatcaaacatttaagagaGCAACAATAACAATTTTGTATAAACTCTTCCAGAATATAAAataggagggaacacttccaaaccaATCTTATGAGGGCAGCTTTACCCTGATACTCAAACCAGAAAAAGgcatcacaaaaaaagaaaaccacagatcaATATCTAtcatgaacataaatgtaaaaatcctcagtaaaatactagcaaatcaaattaaacaacatataaaaaggataatacacgAAGTTGGGCTTATCCCAGGAATACAAACCAGGttgaacatttgaaaatcaaccaCATCAACAGACCATAACTCACCATATCAacagacaaaagaagaaaaactatgtaATCATATctgtagatacagaaaaagcattggaaaaaaaattcaacatgcaTTCATAATGAAAACTTTCAGGAAACTAAAACTAGAAAGAATGTCCTTAATATGATAAAAGACATCCACAAAAATCCTAcaactaacattatactcaatgatgaaaaacagaATGTTTTTCCCCTAAAATGGAGTCTACTCTCTCTATTCTTATTTAGCATTGTACCAAAGGTCCCAGCTAGtgcagtaagaaaaagaaatgaaaagcatatacattagaaaagttgaaaaataaaacagtgtctattcacagataacatgagAGTCTTCAAAGGCAAATtccaaaaaagaatatacaaaagcACCCCTAGAATTAAAAGTGAATTTAATAAGGTAAAAGGATACAAGggcaatataaaaaaatgaa
Coding sequences within it:
- the LOC113923723 gene encoding activated RNA polymerase II transcriptional coactivator p15-like, translating into MPKSKELVSSSSSGSDSHSEVDKKLKKKKQVAPEKPVKKPKTGDTSRARSSSEQSSDENMSQIRKMRYVSVHDFKGKVLTDIREYRMGPEGERKPGIKGISLNPEQRSQLKEQISATDG